Below is a window of Pseudodesulfovibrio sp. 5S69 DNA.
CAAGTCGGACCTGCCGCAGCTGGCCGAGTTCTTCCTGGACCGGGCCAACCGCCGGCTCGGCACGGACATCACCGGGGTTTCCTCGGAGGCCATGGAGATATTCTTCAACTACGACTGGCCGGGCAACGTGCGCCAGTTCGCCAACGCCGTGGAGCGCGCGGCCATCTTCTGCACCTCCACCCGGATCACCCCGGCCGAGGTGGACCAGGCCTTCTCCAACACCCGGCCCGCCGAGGACAGCGGCGTGTACGTGCCCACCGGCGAGGGGCTGCCCCTGAAACAGGCCCTCATGGAATACGAGAAGACCCTGATCGAGAACGCGCTCAGGGCCTGCGGCGGGGTCCAGACCGAGGCCGCGACCGCCCTGGGCGTGTCGGCCAAGAACCTCTGGAACAAGCTCCGTAAGCACGGTATCGATCCGGTATTGTTCAAGAAGTAGCCATTCACCCGTCCTCGCGCCGCCGCTCAGGGCTCCCCGGCGAGAAGAGAACATCCACATTTTGTGGTCCCGCCACACCAGGTAGATCCCCTCTTAAAGGGGATTTTCCTATCTTTTTGCCCTGAAAAATCGGGCTCAAGTGGTCGATCCATTCGTTATCTATAAAAAATAGACTAAAATAACATACTGATTTTACATATAAAAAGATTTCAGGGGGCATGGGGAGTCTGTGGGGAGACTCCATATTTCGTGGATTATGCGCTCTCGGAAGGGTTCCCGAACCGGTCCTGGCACGACCGTGCCGCGTATTTGTAAATTTTATTTCAAGCGATGACGGGCGGTTGCAAACAAAGTTTCAACGCGGTTTTCCGCGATGGCACACGGGTTGCTGTATGGTGGGCGTGGCTGGTGCTGAAAGGCACTAAAAAAATTTAAGACCCGAATTTAAACCAAGGAGAACGACATGACCAAGCTGATGAACCTCATCCGTGACGAAGAAGGCGCGACCGCCATTGAATACGGCCTGATCGCCGCCCTGATCGCCGCCGGTATCGTTGCCGCCACCAAGGCCCTGGGCGACCAGGTCGTGAGCACCTTTAGCTACATCACGACCAAGATGTCCGAGGCCACCACCTCCGGTAGCTAGAAAAGAAATTAATGCTAACCGTTTAACGGAAGCAGCCAGAGCAGCCGAACCGGGGCTTTCGGGATGGTCCCGTAAGCCCCGGTTTTGTCTCCGGGGGAAAGCGGAGACAACAAGCGGCCGGTCCGGCACCTCGGGGGAACCATGGACATTCTCATCGCCATCGCGCTCGCGACCTCTCTGGTGACGGCCGCCGTCACCGACATCCGCAACCAGCGCATCTACAATTGGCTGACCTTCCCGCTCATTCTCGCGGGATTCGCCACGCACATCGTGTTCGGCGGCTTCGCCGGGCTGAAGTTCGCCGCGGGCGGCTTCGCCCTCGGGTTCGTGGCCATGGCCGTTCCGTATTTTCTGGGGGTCATGGGCGCGGGCGACGTCAAGCTCATGGCCGGCATCGGCGCCTGGCTCGGCGTGGAAGCGACCCTCGTCGCCTTCCTCTTCACCTGCATCGCCGGCGGCGTCTACGCCCTGGTGGTCCTGGCCTTCAATCCGAGCATGTGCAAGACGGTCCTCCGAAACATCGCCTACACGTTCCTGGTCTTCATCGGAACCCGCCAGTTCAATTTCGCCTCTGCCGACGAGCAGCAGGCCTTGCCCCGGCTGTGCTACGGCGTGGCCATCACCGTTGGAACCATAGGCGCCATGGCCATATTCGCCTGGGAGTCCGGTTCCATCTTCGTCGGTTACTAAAAGGAGGGGTCCCATGAGCAAGTCCAAGAGAGCCCTCATCCAGATCACCCTGTCCCTGATCCTTGCGATCATCGCGGGCGTGGTCATCTTCAAGTGGACCAACGGCGTGAAGCACACCGCCCCTGTGGCCGCGGTCGAAGAGACCGTGCCCGTGGTCGTGGCCAAGACCGACCTGGGACGCGGCGTCAAGCTGACGGATGAGATGCTCGAGGTGCGCAAGTTCACCAAGGCGTCCCGTCCCTCCGGGGCCTTTGCCGAAATCGCGCAGCTCGAGGGCCGGGTGCTGAATCAGGCCGTGGGCATGGGCGACGCCCTGACCCCCATCAAGCTGGCCGACAAGTCCATCATGGGCGGCGGCGTGTCCGCGCTGATCACGCCGGGCAAGCGGGCCATGGCCGTCAAGGGCAACGAGGTCATGGGGCTGTCCGGTTTCGTCCGCCCCGGCGACCGGGTGGACGTCATCGTCTCCCTGACCGTGGGCCGCGACGAGAAGCCGGTGACCAAGCTGGTCCTGGAACGGGTCAAGGTCATCGCCACCGGAACCCAGCTGACCCCGCCCAACGAGGAAGGCAAGACCGCGTCGGTCGGCGTGTACACCCTGGAGCTGAGCCCGGCCGAATCCGAACGCCTCGCCCTGGCCTCCACCCAGGGGACCCTGCATTTCGCCCTGCGCAACGAGCAAGACAACGCCGACGTGCGGACCACCGGGACCACGGTGCCCCAGACCCTGGCCGCCCTGCGGCCCAAGCACAAGGCCGAGCAGGTCCGGCAGACCCGACGCCGCATCAGCATCGAAGTCATCACCGGCACGAACCGTTCGTCGGTCAAGTTCTAGGAGCGGATGCGATGAAAAACACAAGGACCATACAGTATACCCTGGTCATCCTGCTCGCCTGCCTGACCGTGCTGACCGCCTCCGTGGCCTGGGCACGCGTGGTCAGGTCCGACAAGCCGGACATGATCTCCATGATCGTCGGCGAGTCCACCGTCATCACCACGGACAAGGCCGTCAGCCGCATTTCGCTCGGCTCGGACACCGTCTGCTCCATCGTGGTCATCTCCCCGAAGCAGATCTACCTGACCGCCAACGAGATCGGCTCCACCACCCTGACCCTGTGGGCCGGGGACAAGGTCTCCGAAATCTACGACATCGCGGTTGACCCGGACACCACCCGGCTGAAGCGGATGATCTACGACCTGCTGCCGGGCGAGAGCAATATTCGCGTGCTGACCAACGGCAACTCCGTGACCCTGTCCGGACAGGTCTCCAGCGCCGCCAACCTGGCCTCGGTGGTCGCCCTGGCCGAGGCGGCCGCACCGGACCGCGTGGTCAACCTCCTGACCGTGGGCGGCATCCAGCAGGTCATGCTGGAGGTCCGCGTGGCCGAGATGTCCCGCTCCGTGACCAAGCGCCTGGGCATCAACTTCGCGGCCATCGGCTCCAACTTTTCCATCTACTCGATCATCAACAACCTGACGAGCTACGACGCCGAGCACGACCGCTTCACGCTGACCGACAACATCAACTTCACCGGCACCTACCGGACCGGCTCCACGGCCCTGTTCGGCATGATCGACGCGCTCAAGGCCAATGGCCTGGTGCGCATGCTGGCCGAGCCGAACCTGACCTGCGTGTCCGGCGAGTCCGCCGAGTTCCTGGTGGGCGGCGAAGTGCCCATCCCCATGCCGAGCGCTCTCGGAACCGTGGGCATCGACTACAAGCCGTTCGGCATCTCGCTGAAGTTCACGGCCACGGTCATGTCGTCGGGCCACATCAACCTCCAGGTCAATCCCGAGGTCTCCGAACTCGACTACTCCAAGTCCCTGCCCGTGGAGGGCTACGAAATCCCGACCATCTCCACCCGCCGGGCCAACACAGTGATCGAGCTGGGCGACGGTCAATCCTTTGCCATCGCCGGGCTGATCAGCGACTCCCTCAAGGAAAACAGCAACAAGTTCCCGGGCTTGGGCGAGGTTCCCGTGCTCGGAAGCCTTTTCAGCTCCAAGGACTTCGCGTCCAACAAGACCGAACTGGTCGTCCTGGTCACCGCCCACCTGGCCAAGCCGGTGGATATGGCCTCCCAGACCCTGCCCACGGACGGGTTCCGCGAGCCGGACGACAAGGAGTTCTATCTCTTCGGGCTGCTGGAGGGACAGGGTGATTCCAGCGGGAGCGGAACCACCCATACCGCAGCCAAGGGCGCCGCCGATCCGGGCACCGTGATCCGTCCGGAATCCGGCTTCGACGGGGAATTCGGCCACTCCTGGCCCAACTAGAGCGCAAGCGCGGAGGAACGTCATGCAGAACATCCTGATCTACATCGCCATGGTGGGCATCATGCTCCAGGCCGGTTGCGGCACCATGTTCGAAGGCGAGCGGAGCACGCCGCCCTTCGGCAGCTCGGTGCACATGGCAGTGGCCAGCCAGACCGCCAATCCCGAGGCCGGCGGCGACGCCCCGGTGCTCGGCCTGGACGGCAAGTACGCGGACGCGGTCGTGAAGAAGCACCAGGAAGGCCCCAGGGAAAAGAGCGAGAGCAAGGCCGATTCGACGTTCGGCGTGGTCGAGGTCCAGTGATGCGCGGCCGGGAGTGCTGCGAACACCGGCGTGAGCCGGTGCCTGCGCTCCTGATGGCGTCCGTGCCCCGCAGCGGCACGACAATGTTTGAAACCATGCGGTCCGACGGGGAAAACGGGGGTCGATCGATCACCGTAGTCGGAGCCTACCAGCAAAGGACAGGGGGAAAGGGGGAACCATGAACAACAGAGTGATACCCATATCGCTGGCCGTCATCGACAAGGAGCAGCGCGATCGCCTGGAAAAGATGATCGCCGCCAATCCCATGGTCCGGCTGGTGGGCGAGGACGCCGAAGAGATGGGCGTGCTCATCTACGAGCCCGGCGACTCCGTCGAAGAGGACATGCCGCACATCATCCACGCCCTGGAATCGGGGCAGGCCGAGGACGTCTACCTGGCCGGCAACGTCGCCGACCCCGAGATCCTCATCCGGGCCATGCGCAGCGGCATCCGCGAATACCTCAAGTTTCCCGTGGACGAGAACGACCTGCGCGCCGCGGTCGTGCGCACGGCCATGCGGCTGAGCCTGGGCGTGGACGACAGCGACAAGGGCCGCATATTCACGGTCCTGGGCTGCAAGCCCGGCGTGGGGACCACCTCCCTGGCCGTGAACATGGCCTGCGTCCTGAACGAGCGCGCCCCCGGCCGGACCGTGCTCCTGGATCTCCGCCAGCCCATGGGCGAGATCCCCTATTTCCTGGACCTCAAGTACGAATACACCTGGGGCGACCTGGTGGACGACATCTCCCGGCTGGACGCCACCTACCTGCGCAGCGTCATGGCCGAGCACGAGTCCGGCCTGCACGTCCTGCCCGGCCCCGCCTCGGGCGAGCGCCCCGACGAGCACACCCTGTTCCTCATCCTGGAGCAGCTCCGCCACAGCTACGACTTCGTGGTCGTGGACGCGGCCACCCCCGGCGAGGACGAACTGCCCAAGGAAGTGGAGCTGGCCGATTCCATCCTGATGACCATGCAGCTCTCCCTGCCGTGCCTGGCACGGGTCTCCCGGCTGGCCGACTCCATCGGCGGCCAGGACCCGGACGCCGACCGGCGCATGCGCCTGGTGGCCACCCGCGTGGCCCGCAACGGTTCCATCGGCGTGTCCGAGGCCGCCGAGGTCCTGGGCCGCGAGATCGCCTGGTCCATCCCCGAGGACGGCGAGACCGTGCTCTCTTCCATCAACCAGGGCACGCCCCTGGTCCAGGCCTACCCCAAGTCCACGTCGGCCAAGGCCGTGCAGGCCCTGGTCAAGGACCTGGCACCCAAGGCCAGGAAGCCCCGCAAGGGATTGTCCCTGCCGTTCTCCTCGCTCTTCCGCAAGAAGGGCAAGGACTCGGATTCCAATGACAATCTGGCAGGAGCGACCTTATGAACCTCGCGGAAAGACTGAACCGGAACGCGGCCAAGCGCAGCGCCCAGGCGACCGCGCCCGTCAACGCCAAGCCAGACGCCAAGCCCAAGGCGGCCCCCAGGGCCAAGCCCCAGCCCAAGGCCACCAAGGTCGAGGCGGCGGAGCACTATTTCGACCTCAAGACCCGCATCCACGACCGGCTCATCGACATGATCGACCTGTCGCTCCTGGACTCCCTGAGCGAGTCCGAGATGCGCAGCGAGATCGCCAAGGTCACCGAGGGGCTGCTCTGGGGCGAGTTCCGCAACGCGCCGCTCAACCTGGCCGAGCGCAAGCGCATGCTGGCCGAGATCCAGGACGAAGTCATCGGCCTCGGGCCGCTGGAACCCTACGTCCAGGACCCCACGGTCAACGATATCCTGGTCAACGGCTACAAGCAGATCTACGTGGAGCGTTCGGGCAAGCTGGAGCTGACCCCGGCGCGGTTCAAGGACGACGACCACCTGCGCAAGATCATCGACCGCATCGTCTCCATGGTCGGGCGGCGCATCGACGAGTCCCAGCCCCTGTGCGACGCGCGCCTGCTCGACGGCTCGCGCGTCAACGCGGTCATCCCGCCCCTGGCCATCGACGGCCCCTCGCTGTCCATCCGTAAATTTTCCAAGGACCCGCTGGAAGTGGCCGACCTGATCGGCTTCAACTCCCTGACCCCGGAGATGGCCCTGCTCATGAAGGGCATCGTCCAGACCCAGCTCAACGTGCTCATCTCCGGCGGTACCGGCTCGGGCAAGACCACGCTCCTGAACTGCCTGTCGCGCAACGTGCCCGAGGACGAACGCATCGTGACCATCGAGGACGCGGCCGAGCTGCAGCTCAAGCAGGAGCACGTGGTCCGGCTGGAGACCCGCCCGGCCAACATCGAGGGCCGCGGCGAGATCACCATGCGCGACCTGGTCAAGAACTGCCTGCGCATGCGCCCGGACCGGATCATCGTCGGCGAGGTCCGTTCCTCCGAGGCCCTGGACATGCTCCAGGCCATGAACACCGGCCACGACGGCTCTCTGACCACCATCCACGCCAACACCCCGCGCGACGCGCTCATGCGCCTGGAGACCATGATCTCCATGGCCGGACTGAACCTGAACCCCCTGTCCATGAAGCGCTACATCTCCTCGGCCATCGACGTCATCATCCAGGCCACCCGCATGGTGGACGGCACCAGAAAAGTCATCTCCATCCAGGAAGTGACCGGCATGGAAGGGGAGATGATCACCATGCAGGAGATCTTCGCCTTCGAGCAGACCGGGATGACCGCCGACGGCAAGGTGGACGGCTACTTCAGCGCCCGCGGCATCCGACCCAAGTTCGCGAGCAAGCTCGAACGCATGGGCTTCCCGTTCCCCATGGAAATGTTCAACGTCACCCCCAGACCCCCGAAGAACAAGGAGTAGGCCATGTCCATGACACTGATCATCGCGGCCGTGGCCGTGCTCATCGTCTTCCTGCTGGTCATGGGCATCGGCTCGCTCATGCAGTCCGGATCGGACAAGGCCGAGCGGCGCGTTAAGGACCGCCTCCGGGCCATGGCCCTGACCGCCGACATCGACGCCGCCTCCGTGGACCTGGTCCTGCGCGAGTCGGCCATGAGCGAGGTGCCGCTGTTCAACCGGCTGCTCGAGAGCATGCGCTGGTCCACCAACCTGAGCCGTCTGCTGTATCAGGCCGACGCCAAGGGCTCGGCGGGCGTGTACCTGCTCGTCTGCATGCTCCTGGCCGTGGTCGGCTTCTACGCCGGGACCTTCTCGGGTCGGCTGTGGGTCTCGGTGGCCGGGGCGATCATGCTCGGCTACATCCCCGTCTGGGGGTTGCAGGGGAAGAAGCGCAAGCGCATGAACCGCTTCCAGAAGCAATTGCCCGAGGCGCTGGACCTCATGGCCCGCGCGCTCAAGGCCGGGCACACCTTCGGCGGCGGCATGCGCATGGTGGCGGATGAGTTCGACGGCCCCATCGGCCCCGAGTTCGGCAAGACTCTGGACGAGATGAACTACGGCATGGACGTGGACCGCGCGCTGAGCAACCTGCAGGGTCGGGTGGACTGCCCGGACCTGAAGTTCTTCGTGGTCTCGGTGAACATCCAGCGCGAGACCGGCGGCAACCTGGCCGAGATCATCGCCAAGATCGCCGGTCTGGTGCGCGAGCGGTTCGCCCTGTTCGGCAAGATCCGGGTCCTGTCCGCAGAGGGCCGGGTGTCCGCATACATCCTCATCGCCCTGCCGTTCCTGCTGACCGGCATCCTGTACGTGATCAACCCCGACTACGTCAGCCTGCTGTGGACCCGCGAACTGGGCCAGAACATGGTCTGGGGCGCGGCCATCTCCATGGTCATCGGCTGGGTCATCATCCGCAAGATCATCCAGATCAAGGTGTAGGGAGGCAGCCATGGACATCCAGATCATTCCCCTGTTCGCGGCCGGCGTCGGCTTCGTCTCCGTGCTCCTGGCGGGCTACGGCCTGATAGGCTACCTGAGCGGCGCCAGCGATTCGGCACGGCTCAAGGAGCGGGTCTCGGGCACGGCGGTCAAGCGCTCGGACGCCCTGGCCGCGCCGCTGGCCAACGCGGTCAAGGGGGCCGTGGACTTCTTCGGGCGGCTGGGCACCAAGATCGGCCCCACCGAGACCGAGGAGATCGACAAGGGCCGCCTGCGCCTCATCCAGGCCGGGAAGCGCAAGCCCGACTCGTACAAGATTTTCCAGGGCCTCAAGGGGTTCCTGGCCGTGGGCCTGGCCGGGGGCTTTCTGGCCGTCCGTTTCCTGTTCCTGGACGACATGTCCCTGGGCATGACCTGCTTCGGAGCGGTCCTGCTTGCCGCGGCGGGCGTGTACGGGCCCGAGATCTGGCTGTCCAGGAAGATCAAGGCGCGCAAGATGGCCGTGAGCGACGAGCTGCCCGACGCCCTCGACCTCCTGGTGGTCTGCGTGGAATCCGGCATGGGACTGGACCAGGCCGTGGACCGCGTCTGTCATGAGCTGCGCAACTCCGGCCCGATCATCAGCTCCGAATTCAAGCTGCTCACCCTGGAGCTGCGTGCGGGCAAGTCCCGCATCGAGGCCCTCCGGTCCCTGGCCGAGAGGGTGGGGCTGGACGACCTGAACAGCCTGACCTCCCTGCTCATCCAGGCCGACGCCTTCGGCATCAGCGTCGGCAGGACCCTGCGCGTCTACTCGGACGCCATGCGCGTCAAGCGCTCCCAGCGCGCCGAGGAAAAGGCCGCAAAGATGCCGGTGCTGCTGCTTCTTCCGCTCGTGGCGTTCATCCTCCCGTCCCTGTTCGTGGCCATCCTCGGACCGGCGGTGATCATGAGCATGGACATGTTCCTCCAGATGAACAGCCATTAGGGCAAAAGCCAAGGAGACCATCATGAAAAAGTTTTCCGTCATCGCCATGACCATCTTCGCCGGGGTCATCCTGTCCGGCTGCATGGGCAAGTCTTATGACGACAAGACCTTCGACCAACTGGCCTACGGGGAGGAATCCCCGGTCAACCTGACCAGCGAGCAGCACGAGCAGGTCGGCGACGGCTACGTCCGTCGCGGCAAGCCCGAAATGGCCCTGGTCCACTTCAACAAGGCCATCGAGCTCGACCAGGACAACCTCGACGCCCGGGTCAAGCGCGGCAACCTGCTGGTCGCCCAGGGCCTGGACGAGCAGGCCCTGTCCGAATTCAACAAGGTCCTGGAAAAGGACCAGGACCACGCCATCGCCAACGAGGCCGCGGGCTGCGTGTACTTCCGGGCCGGGCTGTACGACGAGGCCAAGGCGCATCTGAACCGCGCCGTGGCCCTCAATCCCATGCTCTGGAAGGCCCACAATTTCCTGGGCATCATCTATGACCGCGACCGGGACTACGACCAAGCCGCCCAGGAGTTCGCGGCCGCTCTGGAGCTGCACCAGGGCACCGGCGTGGACGAAATCTACAACAATCTTGGCGTGGTCCACATCGCCCGCAAGCAATACGCCCAGGCGGTGGAGACCTTCCGCCAGGCGCTCCACTCGGGCGGCGTGTCCGAGCGCACCTACAACAACCTGGGCCTGGCCCTGGCCCGCATGGGCCGCCTGGACGAGGCCCTCGAATCCTTCAAGTACGCCGGCGGCGAAGCCAAGGCCAACAACAACCTCGGATACGTCCTCTTGACGGAGAACCGGCCCGCCCAGGCGGTGCCCTATTTCGAGAAGGCCATCGAGCTCTCCCCCAGCTACTACGTGAAGGCCGCCGACAACCTGAAGCGTGCCCGTCTGGCGGCCCGCTTTCAGGAAGGCGCCACCCAAATCAGCGGTTCCACCCCGAACCCTCTGCTTCGTCAGTCCTTCCCCGACTCGAAGCAGAACCCCGGCGAGCCTGCGGCATCTCCCGCGTCCGCAGGCTCGCCTCCCCCCTCCGCCAAGGTCGTCACGGCGGCCTTGGAGGAGCCGGGTTCCGGGGATCAGACCATAATTCCCCATGAGAAGACCTACGGCCTGCACGTCAGCTCCTGGCGCGACCACAAGAACGCCTTCGCCCACTGCGAGAAGCTCAAGGCGCAGGGATTCGCCACCTGGATCAACCAGGTCGACCTCGGCGACAAGGGCATCTGGTATCGCGTCCTGGTGGGCAAGTTCGGCTCGGTCAAGGAGGCCAAGGCCGAACGGCCGGACGTGCTGGCCATCCTGAACCTGGACAGCGCCCCGGTCTTCGAGCGCGTGGACCCCAGGCCCGTGGTCTCGGCCCAACTCTAGCGACGGCACGAATGTCTTGAACGGCACCGGCCCACACGCCACCCCGGACAGGCTGCCACACGCCGCCTGTCCGGGGTGTCCGCGTGGCGGACGAACCTTCCCTTTTTCGGGGGATTTCCGTATGTTTCCCCCGGAGGCACGACGCCCGCTTCGGGCCTGAACCCACCGGGGAGATGCAACTTGGCAGCCGACCGCACCAAACACTTTCGCGTACTCGCCGTGGACCAAGACGAGTCCATGCTCATGCTCTACCGCGACATTCTTTGCTTCGAAAGCGAGGAACCGGCCGCCCTGGAGGCGCTGTTCAACGACGACGCCCGGCTGCCGTCCCGCGAGGAGATCGACGAGGACGCGGCCCGGCCGGTCTTCGAAGTGGTCCAGGCCTCCGGCGCCCGGGGCGGCCTCAAAGCCATGGACCACGCCCTCGATGGCGGCGAGCCGTTCGCCATCGCGCTCGTGGACATCCATCTGTCCGACCTGGGCGAACAGCTCCTGGGCATCGATCTGGCAGAGGCCCTGCGGGAACGCGATCCGCACGTGGAGATCGTGCTCCTGTCGGCCCGCCACAAGGTCCCCCTCAAGGAATTCAACAAGCGGGTCCAGCCGCCCGAGAAGCTGCTCTACATCCAGAAGCCGTTCCGCTCGCCGGAGCTCAAGCAGATCGCCTTGTCCCTGGGCTCCAAGTGGGACGCGGAAAACCGCCTGCGGGACCTGAACGAGACCCTGGCCTCCAAGGTCGAGGCTCGGACCAGCGAGCTCAACGCGGTCAACCGGCGGCTGCGGCTCGACATCGCCAAGCGCGCCGCGGTCCTGCGCGAACTCCAGGCCTCGGAGCAGCGCTACCGGCTGCTCTTCGAGCAGAACATCACCGGTAACTTCGCGGCGGACGGCCAGGGGCGCATTCTGGACTGCAACTTGGCCTTTGCCGAAATGTTCGACTTCCGCCTGCCCGACGACGCGCTGGGCGCGAACATCTTCGACCTCTGGGACCGGGCCGGGGGCGGGGAGTCCCTGCGTACCCTGCTGGCCGATACCGGGCGGGTGTCCAACCAGGAGATAATTTTCACGCGCGGGGCGCTCAAGCGGCACCTGATGGTCAGTTGCGACACGGTGGCCGAGGGCGAGGGCGGCCTGGAGGAGTTGCGCGGGTACCTGTTCGACATCTCCGAGCCCAAGCGGCTGGAGGACCAGTTGCGCCAGTCCCAGAAGATGGAGGCGCTCGGCACCCTGGCCGGGGGCATCGCCCACGACTTCAACAACATCCTCGGCGTCATCCTGGGCTACGCCGAGATCATCGAGTCCGGGGCCGAGCCGGACTCCGGCCTGGCGCGGCGCATCGGGGAGATATCCCGGGCGGGACGGCGGGCACGCGACCTGGTCACCCAGATCCTGAACTTCTCCCGGCAGGGCCCCCAGGAGCGGCACGCCATGACCCTGACTCCGCTGATCAAGGAAGCGCTGAAGCTGCTGCGGTCATCGGTGCCGAGCAACGTGGCCATCTACACCCGGCTCCAGACCAGCCGGGATCAGGTCATGGCCGACCCGACCCAGATGCACCAGATCCTGCTCAACCTTTGCGGCAACGCCTCCCAGGCCATGCAGGACACGGGCGGGACCATGACCATTACCCTGGCCGATGTGTTCCCGGACGATCCCGTGGTCCCGCCCGAGGACCTGGGCAAGGCCGAGCGGTTCGTGCGCCTGACCGTGGCCGACAACGGACCGGGCATCGACCCGGAGGTGGCCGAGCGGGTCTTCGATCCCTTCTTCACCACCAAGAAGCAGGGCGAGGGGACGGGCATGGGACTGGCCATGGTCCACGGCATCGTCAAGCGGCACGACGGCTACCTGGAACTGGAGAACGATCCCGGCCGGGGCGCGGCCTTCCACGTCTTTCTGCCGCGCAGTTCCGAGATGGCCCGGCCCGAGGCGGACATCCCGGCCGACCTTGTGTTCCGCGACGGGCGCATCCTGTTCGTGGACGACGAAAAGCCGCTCACGGACATCGGCCGCGAGATGCTCGAAGCCATCGGCTTCGAGGTGGTCACCCGGACTTCGTCCATCGAGGCGCTGGAGGCCTTCAAGTTCAAGGCGGGCGACTTCGACCTGATCATCACCGACCAGTCCATGCCGAACATGACCGGCATGGAGTTCGCCCGCGAGGTCCTCAAGATTCGGCCCGACATTCCGATCATCCTGTGCACCGGCTTCTCGGACGCCGTGTCCTACGAGCGGCTGCGCGACGTCGGCATCGGCGATTTCATCATGAAGCCGATCCTCAAACACGACCTGATGGCCTCCATCGGCCGCCTGCTGTCGCCCAAGTAGCCGCCGCCCCGAGCCGCGGCCGCCGTGCCACGGCTCCCGATCCTCCGTCACCAAACAGTCTCCGGGTTGCCGCGCCGCCGCAATGCGCGCGGTTTTTGCGGCGTGCTATGTTCCGGCGGATGTTCCGTTCACCGTCCGAACCTCTTACCGCTTTTCGGAGGATACGATGCGCTTCAAAACATTGATCGTCGCGGCCGCCGCCTGCCTGTTGGCGTCCGTTGCCGGGGCCATGGCCGGGGAGAACGTCCAGGTCGGTCCCCGGCCCTATTACCTGATCGAAAACATGGACGACGGGCCGCTCAAGGAGTCCTTGCGGCTGTGCGAGGAGAGACCGCTCCAGCGGACCGCCTTCTCCATCGGCCACCGGGGCGCGCCCATGCAGTTCCCCGAGCACACCAAGGAGAGCTACGAGGCCGCCGCGCGCATGGGCGCGGGCGTCATCGAGTGCGACGTGGCCTTCACCAAGGACCGCCAACTGGTCTGCCGCCACTCCCAGTGCGACCTGGCCACGACCACCAATATCCTGGCCATTCCGGAACTGGCCGCCAAATGCTCCAAGCCGTTCACGCCCGCCAAGCTCGACCCGGCCACGGGCGAGGTCCTGGAACCGGCCACGGCCATGTGCTGCACCAGCGACCTGACCGTGGAGGAGTTCAAGCGCCTCAAGGGCAAGATGGACGCCTCCAACCCGGCGGCCGCCACCCCCGAGGAATTCCTGGCGGGCACCCCGGCCTGGCGTACGGAGCTGTACACGGCCACGGGCACGGTCATGACCCACAAGGAGTCCATCGAGCTGTTCAAGAAGCTCGGCGTGAAGATGACCCCGGAACTCAAGACTCCGAGCGTGGCCATGCCCTTCGACGGCGACTACACCCAGGAGCGGTACGCCCGGCAGATGCTCGACGAGTACCGCCAGGCTGGCGTGGACCCGTCCATGGTCTTTGTCCAGTCCTTCCGCCTGGCCGACATCCTGTACTGGCTGAAAAACGACCCGGAGTTCGGCGCGCAGGCCGTTTTCCTGGACGAGGACGGGCTTGCAGGCTTCAACCAGGACAAACCCGAGACCTGGTCCCCGACCCCGGCCGAACTCGCGGC
It encodes the following:
- a CDS encoding type II secretion system F family protein; this encodes MSMTLIIAAVAVLIVFLLVMGIGSLMQSGSDKAERRVKDRLRAMALTADIDAASVDLVLRESAMSEVPLFNRLLESMRWSTNLSRLLYQADAKGSAGVYLLVCMLLAVVGFYAGTFSGRLWVSVAGAIMLGYIPVWGLQGKKRKRMNRFQKQLPEALDLMARALKAGHTFGGGMRMVADEFDGPIGPEFGKTLDEMNYGMDVDRALSNLQGRVDCPDLKFFVVSVNIQRETGGNLAEIIAKIAGLVRERFALFGKIRVLSAEGRVSAYILIALPFLLTGILYVINPDYVSLLWTRELGQNMVWGAAISMVIGWVIIRKIIQIKV
- a CDS encoding type II secretion system F family protein, which translates into the protein MDIQIIPLFAAGVGFVSVLLAGYGLIGYLSGASDSARLKERVSGTAVKRSDALAAPLANAVKGAVDFFGRLGTKIGPTETEEIDKGRLRLIQAGKRKPDSYKIFQGLKGFLAVGLAGGFLAVRFLFLDDMSLGMTCFGAVLLAAAGVYGPEIWLSRKIKARKMAVSDELPDALDLLVVCVESGMGLDQAVDRVCHELRNSGPIISSEFKLLTLELRAGKSRIEALRSLAERVGLDDLNSLTSLLIQADAFGISVGRTLRVYSDAMRVKRSQRAEEKAAKMPVLLLLPLVAFILPSLFVAILGPAVIMSMDMFLQMNSH
- a CDS encoding SPOR domain-containing protein gives rise to the protein MKKFSVIAMTIFAGVILSGCMGKSYDDKTFDQLAYGEESPVNLTSEQHEQVGDGYVRRGKPEMALVHFNKAIELDQDNLDARVKRGNLLVAQGLDEQALSEFNKVLEKDQDHAIANEAAGCVYFRAGLYDEAKAHLNRAVALNPMLWKAHNFLGIIYDRDRDYDQAAQEFAAALELHQGTGVDEIYNNLGVVHIARKQYAQAVETFRQALHSGGVSERTYNNLGLALARMGRLDEALESFKYAGGEAKANNNLGYVLLTENRPAQAVPYFEKAIELSPSYYVKAADNLKRARLAARFQEGATQISGSTPNPLLRQSFPDSKQNPGEPAASPASAGSPPPSAKVVTAALEEPGSGDQTIIPHEKTYGLHVSSWRDHKNAFAHCEKLKAQGFATWINQVDLGDKGIWYRVLVGKFGSVKEAKAERPDVLAILNLDSAPVFERVDPRPVVSAQL
- a CDS encoding response regulator, encoding MAADRTKHFRVLAVDQDESMLMLYRDILCFESEEPAALEALFNDDARLPSREEIDEDAARPVFEVVQASGARGGLKAMDHALDGGEPFAIALVDIHLSDLGEQLLGIDLAEALRERDPHVEIVLLSARHKVPLKEFNKRVQPPEKLLYIQKPFRSPELKQIALSLGSKWDAENRLRDLNETLASKVEARTSELNAVNRRLRLDIAKRAAVLRELQASEQRYRLLFEQNITGNFAADGQGRILDCNLAFAEMFDFRLPDDALGANIFDLWDRAGGGESLRTLLADTGRVSNQEIIFTRGALKRHLMVSCDTVAEGEGGLEELRGYLFDISEPKRLEDQLRQSQKMEALGTLAGGIAHDFNNILGVILGYAEIIESGAEPDSGLARRIGEISRAGRRARDLVTQILNFSRQGPQERHAMTLTPLIKEALKLLRSSVPSNVAIYTRLQTSRDQVMADPTQMHQILLNLCGNASQAMQDTGGTMTITLADVFPDDPVVPPEDLGKAERFVRLTVADNGPGIDPEVAERVFDPFFTTKKQGEGTGMGLAMVHGIVKRHDGYLELENDPGRGAAFHVFLPRSSEMARPEADIPADLVFRDGRILFVDDEKPLTDIGREMLEAIGFEVVTRTSSIEALEAFKFKAGDFDLIITDQSMPNMTGMEFAREVLKIRPDIPIILCTGFSDAVSYERLRDVGIGDFIMKPILKHDLMASIGRLLSPK